Below is a window of Ctenopharyngodon idella isolate HZGC_01 chromosome 7, HZGC01, whole genome shotgun sequence DNA.
TGACCTTATTTTTCTGGTGAAACTACATCAGCTGCTGACGGCTGTTTGTTGAATTGAGAATATGTTATCATTTGACCCAGAGAagatgaatataaatatttaactttattgATCTGCAGATCTGCGAGTGTTTTTCAGCTGTAGCGCTGGATTCATTAGGTTTGATCAGCAGAAACAGATCAATACATACAAATGTGTGACGCCCGACTGTTTAATATCTTCACACTGCTTTGATGGATCAGGGGTTTTATGACGTTTGTCATGAGTTTGAGTACATTGGACCAACAGTTTAGAccgttttttatttatttcctctATGACGTACAGTTTCTGACACccaaacatgtttaaaacagaaaaaacaataattgataaaacaatgcaaacacAATAATGATGCAGCAGCTtcagtgcttgaacccctaaaataCACCTGGATTAAAATATGCTTAACAAATCTCAATTCTACATACATTATAAATGACTGAGTGAcattataataaaaactgattcCATCAACACAAACAGAGTCTGAGAAAAGCACAGATACACACCGTCACTCATCATGATCACACACTGATCTATATGAggatttatcacacacacacacacacacacacagtattaactGATACAGTgttaatgtaatgaagagactctgtatcataataatataatatctcACTGTCACTGTCATGATCACCCGTATGTCTGTCTTCATGGACGCTTATTATGAATTTCCTTTGTCTTGTTGTGTCTGTTTTTCAGTTCCTGTGGTTTAGTTCCTGCTTCCTGTTTTTCCATTTCCATAGTAACTGTGTTTGTAACCATGACAACTTCTCACCATCAGTCAGTGTTTCTGGGGaagctgctgttttcacagGACAGTAAATGCAACTCAAATGTTTGTtcagttacatttattcattttttttatcatttaataatttgtttgtaaattcttcaacacagtttcactgatgatcCATAATAAACACcaaacccaggatagagcggttgagtgaatgtggtctggactgtgtggatgaggatcattgtgtctccagagacgctgtagaaggacagagttcctgcactgtgatccacaaaCACTCCTACTCTACTGATGATGGGCTTTACAGGAAGATCAGTCTGTATCTtattgtgtgtgaatgagtATCTGGAGGAAAAGCAGAtcaaactccaggactgatcattcCATCCAAACATACACTCATTCCCTCCCTTCCCAACCCAGTCTCCTGCTACTGCGTATCTATACTAcgagtttgcattttcattcggCGTAGTATTTACACGCCAAAGTCACATTTGGCGTATATATGGTACGCAAAACCCTCCCGTTAAACTTCCATTGATAGAAAATGCGTATGTATTGCACGCAGAAATTTATTATAGTCAACGTCATCATCATCGTCCCGCCCCTTCAATCGAACGAAGATTCACGATTTCATCTCGTGCAGGTGCCGAAGCAGCATATGCAGAAATATTGATTTAGAATGcttatttagaatatatatatatttttttacagaaacttATTGTAGGCTATATAACTTACTCATCATCTCTAGTGGGGACGAATGTTGCTACTACATAATACAGTTTAATTCTAAACAATCCCCGACGGGGAAAGAAAAATGCTTGCAGAAGCATCATTAATTCAATGTGAATTAATTATATGTCTGCTTTATTTAATCTGCTctctgcttttctttctttttttctttttttgcttgtttaatGTTACACgaatttttgtttctttgtttgtgattgtatttgtaatagtaaaagtattaataataaataaataaataaataaatataaaaagtgtaTTGCCATGATTTTTAGTCCTTCGCTGTTTCAGGAACCACCCACTCCCGCTTGGAAACCAATCAAatgtttgaacattttttaGCGCCATCATCAATGTCCCGCCTCCTCATCGTGCGACCTCGTGCATCATCATCAAAGTCGTCAATCATCAGAATACCCAAgtaagtaattagcaaaaacatatatatatatatatatattagcaaaaaagtatcagttcttgaTAACtcaaattattgtaaatacaataattcaaactttattttcttAAGTGAGCATGCACATGTCGGCCTACAGTTGTCAGGCGGTTAATATCAGTTTAAAATCATTTCTCATTTAATGTTTTAGGGATAAAATTTAGTGAGGGTCAACTGTGCGCAACGATTACTTTTTATTgatgcattatatgtttttttggTTACGTTATGATGAGATCACACTACTTTATGTCCATGCCAGGCATTACGTGTAGATCACAGATGTGTGGATTAATcaattcactgtaaacctgaCTTAACCCaacttcttttttattttgtaatttttcccctattttacatttgttcaaGCAGAATGTCCACAGGCTCTTTAGAAGCAGCACTTGTTCTTGGAGATGTGTTTCTTGATCAGATACAGGTAACTTTagaaattgtatcttaattgtttttttattttgacttctttttctctgtcaaataattttaaagaaaactacaaatgaataattatataggctaatatattaTTCATGTAAGGTAagtataaactactttaaaacCTGTTAAATATATACTATTTGCAAtttagaaagaagaaaaaaagcaagcCAAGAGGTCTAAGCCACATCCTACGACTGTGAAGTGGAGGCAAAGGGACAGAAATGGGAATGTTATACGGCCGCTTCGAAAAAAAAcctcaataaaacaaaaactgaaaagaaaGGCTCCTAACCACGGTGAGACAGTTGTAAATTTACAGTTATTGTTTAAATGTACTGTTATTTTCAGTTGTGATTTATATttcccacatgaaaaaatactagtacattatagtaaatactatagtgtttttgaaccatactattgtaaaatacttgaattaatttgttgtggtaattctatagttgctgtggtaatataacaactatagtaatataaacaaattactttacccaatactgtactaagttttctacaactatagggtatattatactacaatatacaTTACAGTTTACTcttgtaaaaactaaagtatactacagtatttattagtttattagttcactatagttaatactacagtatacTGTAGCAGCACAGCAGCACAAGCTGTAGCacaagtgttgtaaatactataatatatacattatactatttactatagtatggttcaaaaacactatagtatttattataaattactatagtatttttttcctgtgggTTTCTCCATATTCAGTAAATGTTTAGATTTATGCAGTCTGTTTTAatctttaagtgcacttaattaCATGTAGAACCAGATATATAGAACCCCAAagcataatgtattaattttattttgtttaaaggtcCCACCAGTGTGCCCATCCAAGAGGAATTTGTTTATCGAGCAGAAACTGGTAACTGTACACTATGGTTATATGGAATGGCATCTGGTTAATAGAGTTTAAGTAATATTCTGCCAGCTGCAACCTAcataattgcatatttttttataaatgagatcctggtaacactttagaaaactgatccttcattaatgaataactacacaggaacaaatgagtaatgcattattaacactctataacttctattaactaacaagaaactctgtttaatgaattagtaagtaatagtgctcagttgaaggtggtagttcactattagctaatcagtaactactgtttttttttttcatacctcccagagaactactaagaactactatatacaggttcataattaatgtgaatgatgcataatgtataattaattctaaagtaaaggtcacgttaacccactagtaatgactgaagtattatcaaatccttcagaaggaattactaattatttggatcagtattctaaagtgaagatcatggtaacccactagtaattacttaagtgttaccaaatacatcagaaggaattactgtacaaaactgtacaaaaacctcaaaagtttataatgacttcagtagttactagagagttatcatgtttctcactttagaatactgatccaaataattagtaattccttctgaaggatttggtaatacttcagtcatcactagtgtgttaccatgatcttcactttagaattaattatatattatgcatcattcacattaattatgaacctgtatatagtagttcttaatagttctctgggaggtatgaaaaaacagtagttactgattagctaatagtgaactaccatcTTCAACTGAGTActgttacttactaattcattaatcagagtttcttgatagttaatagtagttatagagtgttaataatgcttTACTCAtctgttcctgtgtagttattcattaatgagggatcagtattctaaagtgttaccgagatCCTTGTATTGTATCTCTATAAAAACTGATTGTATTGTGTATTGACTAATaacactgttttttgtttctccTTCAATGAAGCCTCACTCATTGAAGAATTGGAGCATATCCTTAATGACGAATGTGTTCAGCCTGAAGAGGTGTCTTTGGCCACATCCTGGCAAAAGAGGCAATCCCTAAGCCATGAAAGATGGCACATTGCAAGGGAGGCCATGGTTAAGAATCTTTTGGCAGCTGAATATGTTCAGGAACGCATCTGCCAACACTGTCTTACTGCAGAGGCCATTGTACGGTGCAGGGACTGTCTACCTAGGCAGTTTCTATGCACCGTGTGTGATGGAGATGTTCATCAGCACCTACCTCTCCATAACAGAGACTCTATGGCCCATGGGTTCTTCAAGCCATTGTGTCCAACCACTGCAGTGAAGAGACATTCCGAGGCCATTGAGTTCTCTGAACAGGGTATGCTTTTCATGTGTCCCATCATACTTTTCAgtctgtacattttaaatggctGTTCATtagtatataattataatatatatttaaaatagttatgatatattatcatatatttaataaatatattagattatatttcattttacctTGTTTATGAATCCTTTGCTAAGGAGTTTATTATcattgttttgcttttgaattttTAGTTCGATATCTTCCACTACTTTTGCCAGAGAAAATTTGTGCCTGTTCAGAAAGTTCCTGCAGGTTGATCAGTGGCAAGCCCattattgtaataaattttAATGGTAAGATGTAGTTTTTTCTCTTtatgaaaacaacacaaattaaggttaATATAAGAACTCAATGCTTGCATGTAATATCTGTGATTAGGAATTTTTAAAGCTGTTGTGATGCATGTGAACTTTTTTATTATAGGACGGTACAATCTCACCCTTCCATCACTGGAGACCTCATGCTGTGGGAAAACATGGTCAGTGGGGCTCAGTGATCTCCTCAAGTCTGGGTACTGGCCAGCCTCTATACATTTTGAGACCGTGTATGAGGCTGGCCTTTTTAGGTCTTTTCTGGATTTAAAACTTTTTGCTCCAGGTCTTTCACGTCAAGCGTTCCTTGGAATGCTTGACCGGAGAACAGAGTACAATGGCAGGGTAAATATTGTTATTCAGTGTATATTGTTAACATGATGTTTGTTCTTTAAAGCGATTGATTGGTTTGGTTATTTCAACAGAGTGGTAAAATATGTGGAGACACATTCCAGAAAGCCTTGCTGGAGTGGACCTTTGCCCAGCATGAGGTTGAGAGGCTTTGTGGTGTACAGCCATTTAAATGTCCTGCTTGCAGTCCTTCCATGCATGCCATCTCAGTGGATGGTAACAGGAAGCTGTACAGGTTCCATAATGCACAtgggtatgttttttttctttatttttttattgtactaCTTAACTGTCTATATCATGTTTCTCTTTCCCAATAAAATTAAGCACAGAGAAGGGCTACTTCGATGGGACATTTATAATGAAGGATGAAGATGTTTCATCCTTTGTGGGATATGTTCATGAAAAGACCAAGCATGTAATAACCCTTAACTTATTGTCATATTGTTTATTCCAGTCCAGCTaccattattgaaatattaataataattttattgtaatgTCTTGTAGGCCACAGGTAAAGGGGTGTGTGGCTCTTCTCAATGGACAGCAGCCAAGGAGTCTGCAAAAAAGTCGACATCAAAGATTGATGAGGAAGGCCTTGAGATTGCTGTGTGCCAACATGGAGGACTTTTAAAAGGCCTAAATATGTTCAGAGGGGAAATATTTGCTTATCCCCTGTTCCTTCAAAACACCCTCTCAAAAGAAAATGTGTCATTCTTCTGCTCAGATGTCGCCTGCAAGTACTGGCCATACTTAAAGAGAGTGGTGGGACACTGTCCAGAGCtaaggcctttattaaataTGCGCCCACTATTATCAGTTATGCATGCCAAAGCACATGAGTGGAGTTGTGAGGTAAGATTCTTtctttacattaaattatattaatgatatttttgtggtatggacatgtacttttatttgaacagccattgtttttttttgttttttttttttgtagataaAATGGTCTGGAAGAAACCAAGAGGGAGCTGGTCTTACAATTGGAGAAGAGGTGGAGCAAGTCAACTCCTTCTTGTCGAGAGCTGCAATTTGCACTAAATACATGTCCAAAGCTGGTGAATATATTAGATAAACACTACTTTTAACATATAGTTATTTCTAAGTATCAATGAATCATgactataactttttttaatatattttctttgacCAACTATCTAATAATAGCACGTTCAGACATGCTCACTGTTCTTGCTTCTGCATGGAACAAACGGAAGTCTGAAAATCTGGCCAAATGTTTGTCTCAAAGATACATTAAGGTATTTTACTGATGCAAAAGTCAACCTTGTTCTTATCgtacaaaaagtacatttaaagggttagttcacccaaaaatgaaaattctgtcattaattactcaccctcatgccgttccacacctgtaagaccttcattcatcttcagaacacaaattgagatatttttgatgacagaatggtGTCAGATTTCcatccatagactgcctttgttACTGAAAcattgatgcttcaaaaactcCATAAAGAGActggaaaactaatccatatgaattgagtagtttattccaaattttctgaagaaaatcgATTGGTTGTTATgacgaacagatttaatttaggcttttactcgcatgtaaactttgatcagcaaacataagcagaagctcaaccaaacttGAATAATGCACAAGAGCAAACCTCTCTTGGaggctcaaacgtgctgcataaacaatgaggttcattcttcatctgttcatcataacaagtgatcgattctcttcagaaaaatgtggactaaaccgcttgattcatatggattaattttacgatgtctttatgaacttttcaaagtgtcaaagtggtagttgcaaaaTTCAGTCtgtggaaggaaatctgacagcattctgtcatcagaaatatcttaatttgtgttctgaagatgaacgaaggtcttacgggtgtggaacgacatgagggtgagtaattaatgacagacttttcatgtttgggtgaactaaccctttaacataattTGAGCAATTACGTCTATTGCATACATTGTTGAACTATAAACCTTTATgatcaaattaattttatagtGTTTTGATATGTATTTAGACAACCGAAAGGCTGAAAGTGGAAAGAGAGAGCTTTGAAAGTCTGCAGGCTGAGCTTAATGTCAGTGATGATGACATTCAGCAGTGGGTCAGTGATGTCCAGCAGTGGGCCACAGGTAATACATTTTGAAGGgcctgttttagtttttttatgtaataacatttttttccatttataaaTGTTGTGCACAGAAGGCAGAATATATCAAATTTGTAAGGCTAATTCATTTGTTTGGGATGTAGTATCAAGTGCAAAGGAGGACACTGGACTTGAGGGCAGAATTCGAGGCCTTTATGTCAGCATAAAGCTGAGAAAAATAAATCTATACCGTCAGACAGGTCAGataagatgatgatgatgatgataaaaaataattcatatagCTAAGGAATGAACTTGAgtgctgtaataataatatatgttgtTGATTTATTAGATAGCAACAAGAGAAGGCACAA
It encodes the following:
- the LOC127515754 gene encoding uncharacterized protein LOC127515754 isoform X6, which produces MKDEDVSSFVGYVHEKTKHATGKGVCGSSQWTAAKESAKKSTSKIDEEGLEIAVCQHGGLLKGLNMFRGEIFAYPLFLQNTLSKENVSFFCSDVACKYWPYLKRVVGHCPELRPLLNMRPLLSVMHAKAHEWSCEIKWSGRNQEGAGLTIGEEVEQVNSFLSRAAICTKYMSKAARSDMLTVLASAWNKRKSENLAKCLSQRYIKTTERLKVERESFESLQAELNVSDDDIQQWVSDVQQWATVSSAKEDTGLEGRIRGLYVSIKLRKINLYRQTDSNKRRHKIRRKINEDKSTLAAAIKDFNEQSVHQLPSVDELLTADHFQWPWECPDTSNGNLSTKKMVFDRFMMLSRLKEEEQIIVTEVKQHWQSLKEAECSLRDLSVQIQTNNSDFELSEESANGLLCLLKRKLEDLQFLQNNARMLYRQCVLGQASDSILFDNISDEETEAINYSSDETDSDED
- the LOC127515754 gene encoding uncharacterized protein LOC127515754 isoform X2, translated to MFEHFLAPSSMSRLLIVRPRASSSKSSIIRIPKMSTGSLEAALVLGDVFLDQIQKEEKKQAKRSKPHPTTVKWRQRDRNGNVIRPLRKKTSIKQKLKRKAPNHGPTSVPIQEEFVYRAETASLIEELEHILNDECVQPEEVSLATSWQKRQSLSHERWHIAREAMVKNLLAAEYVQERICQHCLTAEAIVRCRDCLPRQFLCTVCDGDVHQHLPLHNRDSMAHGFFKPLCPTTAVKRHSEAIEFSEQVRYLPLLLPEKICACSESSCRLISGKPIIVINFNGRYNLTLPSLETSCCGKTWSVGLSDLLKSGYWPASIHFETVYEAGLFRSFLDLKLFAPGLSRQAFLGMLDRRTEYNGRSGKICGDTFQKALLEWTFAQHEVERLCGVQPFKCPACSPSMHAISVDGNRKLYRFHNAHGTEKGYFDGTFIMKDEDVSSFVGYVHEKTKHATGKGVCGSSQWTAAKESAKKSTSKIDEEGLEIAVCQHGGLLKGLNMFRGEIFAYPLFLQNTLSKENVSFFCSDVACKYWPYLKRVVGHCPELRPLLNMRPLLSVMHAKAHEWSCEIKWSGRNQEGAGLTIGEEVEQVNSFLSRAAICTKYMSKAARSDMLTVLASAWNKRKSENLAKCLSQRYIKTTERLKVERESFESLQAELNVSDDDIQQWVSDVQQWATVSSAKEDTGLEGRIRGLYVSIKLRKINLYRQTDSNKRRHKIRRKINEDKSTLAAAIKDFNEQSVHQLPSVDELLTADHFQWPWECPDTSNGNLSTKKMVFDRFMMLSRLKEEEQIIVTEVKQHWQSLKEAECSLRDLSVQIQTNNSDFELSEESANGLLCLLKRKLEDLQFLQNNARMLYRQCVLGQASDSILFDNISDEETEAINYSSDETDSDED
- the LOC127515754 gene encoding uncharacterized protein LOC127515754 isoform X1, coding for MFEHFLAPSSMSRLLIVRPRASSSKSSIIRIPNRMSTGSLEAALVLGDVFLDQIQKEEKKQAKRSKPHPTTVKWRQRDRNGNVIRPLRKKTSIKQKLKRKAPNHGPTSVPIQEEFVYRAETASLIEELEHILNDECVQPEEVSLATSWQKRQSLSHERWHIAREAMVKNLLAAEYVQERICQHCLTAEAIVRCRDCLPRQFLCTVCDGDVHQHLPLHNRDSMAHGFFKPLCPTTAVKRHSEAIEFSEQVRYLPLLLPEKICACSESSCRLISGKPIIVINFNGRYNLTLPSLETSCCGKTWSVGLSDLLKSGYWPASIHFETVYEAGLFRSFLDLKLFAPGLSRQAFLGMLDRRTEYNGRSGKICGDTFQKALLEWTFAQHEVERLCGVQPFKCPACSPSMHAISVDGNRKLYRFHNAHGTEKGYFDGTFIMKDEDVSSFVGYVHEKTKHATGKGVCGSSQWTAAKESAKKSTSKIDEEGLEIAVCQHGGLLKGLNMFRGEIFAYPLFLQNTLSKENVSFFCSDVACKYWPYLKRVVGHCPELRPLLNMRPLLSVMHAKAHEWSCEIKWSGRNQEGAGLTIGEEVEQVNSFLSRAAICTKYMSKAARSDMLTVLASAWNKRKSENLAKCLSQRYIKTTERLKVERESFESLQAELNVSDDDIQQWVSDVQQWATVSSAKEDTGLEGRIRGLYVSIKLRKINLYRQTDSNKRRHKIRRKINEDKSTLAAAIKDFNEQSVHQLPSVDELLTADHFQWPWECPDTSNGNLSTKKMVFDRFMMLSRLKEEEQIIVTEVKQHWQSLKEAECSLRDLSVQIQTNNSDFELSEESANGLLCLLKRKLEDLQFLQNNARMLYRQCVLGQASDSILFDNISDEETEAINYSSDETDSDED
- the LOC127515754 gene encoding uncharacterized protein LOC127515754 isoform X5, with the protein product MSCLQSFHACHLSGCTEKGYFDGTFIMKDEDVSSFVGYVHEKTKHATGKGVCGSSQWTAAKESAKKSTSKIDEEGLEIAVCQHGGLLKGLNMFRGEIFAYPLFLQNTLSKENVSFFCSDVACKYWPYLKRVVGHCPELRPLLNMRPLLSVMHAKAHEWSCEIKWSGRNQEGAGLTIGEEVEQVNSFLSRAAICTKYMSKAARSDMLTVLASAWNKRKSENLAKCLSQRYIKTTERLKVERESFESLQAELNVSDDDIQQWVSDVQQWATVSSAKEDTGLEGRIRGLYVSIKLRKINLYRQTDSNKRRHKIRRKINEDKSTLAAAIKDFNEQSVHQLPSVDELLTADHFQWPWECPDTSNGNLSTKKMVFDRFMMLSRLKEEEQIIVTEVKQHWQSLKEAECSLRDLSVQIQTNNSDFELSEESANGLLCLLKRKLEDLQFLQNNARMLYRQCVLGQASDSILFDNISDEETEAINYSSDETDSDED
- the LOC127515754 gene encoding uncharacterized protein LOC127515754 isoform X3, encoding MFEHFLAPSSMSRLLIVRPRASSSKSSIIRIPNRMSTGSLEAALVLGDVFLDQIQKEEKKQAKRSKPHPTTVKWRQRDRNGNVIRPLRKKTSIKQKLKRKAPNHGPTSVPIQEEFVYRAETASLIEELEHILNDECVQPEEVSLATSWQKRQSLSHERWHIAREAMVKNLLAAEYVQERICQHCLTAEAIVRCRDCLPRQFLCTVCDGDVHQHLPLHNRDSMAHGFFKPLCPTTAVKRHSEAIEFSEQVRYLPLLLPEKICACSESSCRLISGKPIIVINFNGRYNLTLPSLETSCCGKTWSVGLSDLLKSGYWPASIHFETVYEAGLFRSFLDLKLFAPGLSRQAFLGMLDRRTEYNGRSGKICGDTFQKALLEWTFAQHEVERLCGVQPFKCPACSPSMHAISVDGNRKLYSTEKGYFDGTFIMKDEDVSSFVGYVHEKTKHATGKGVCGSSQWTAAKESAKKSTSKIDEEGLEIAVCQHGGLLKGLNMFRGEIFAYPLFLQNTLSKENVSFFCSDVACKYWPYLKRVVGHCPELRPLLNMRPLLSVMHAKAHEWSCEIKWSGRNQEGAGLTIGEEVEQVNSFLSRAAICTKYMSKAARSDMLTVLASAWNKRKSENLAKCLSQRYIKTTERLKVERESFESLQAELNVSDDDIQQWVSDVQQWATVSSAKEDTGLEGRIRGLYVSIKLRKINLYRQTDSNKRRHKIRRKINEDKSTLAAAIKDFNEQSVHQLPSVDELLTADHFQWPWECPDTSNGNLSTKKMVFDRFMMLSRLKEEEQIIVTEVKQHWQSLKEAECSLRDLSVQIQTNNSDFELSEESANGLLCLLKRKLEDLQFLQNNARMLYRQCVLGQASDSILFDNISDEETEAINYSSDETDSDED
- the LOC127515754 gene encoding uncharacterized protein LOC127515754 isoform X7, whose protein sequence is MFEHFLAPSSMSRLLIVRPRASSSKSSIIRIPNRMSTGSLEAALVLGDVFLDQIQKEEKKQAKRSKPHPTTVKWRQRDRNGNVIRPLRKKTSIKQKLKRKAPNHGPTSVPIQEEFVYRAETASLIEELEHILNDECVQPEEVSLATSWQKRQSLSHERWHIAREAMVKNLLAAEYVQERICQHCLTAEAIVRCRDCLPRQFLCTVCDGDVHQHLPLHNRDSMAHGFFKPLCPTTAVKRHSEAIEFSEQVRYLPLLLPEKICACSESSCRLISGKPIIVINFNGRYNLTLPSLETSCCGKTWSVGLSDLLKSGYWPASIHFETVYEAGLFRSFLDLKLFAPGLSRQAFLGMLDRRTEYNGRSGKICGDTFQKALLEWTFAQHEVERLCGVQPFKCPACSPSMHAISVDGNRKLYRFHNAHGYVFFLYFFIVLLNCLYHVSLSQ
- the LOC127515754 gene encoding uncharacterized protein LOC127515754 isoform X4, which translates into the protein MHAISVDGNRKLYRFHNAHGTEKGYFDGTFIMKDEDVSSFVGYVHEKTKHATGKGVCGSSQWTAAKESAKKSTSKIDEEGLEIAVCQHGGLLKGLNMFRGEIFAYPLFLQNTLSKENVSFFCSDVACKYWPYLKRVVGHCPELRPLLNMRPLLSVMHAKAHEWSCEIKWSGRNQEGAGLTIGEEVEQVNSFLSRAAICTKYMSKAARSDMLTVLASAWNKRKSENLAKCLSQRYIKTTERLKVERESFESLQAELNVSDDDIQQWVSDVQQWATVSSAKEDTGLEGRIRGLYVSIKLRKINLYRQTDSNKRRHKIRRKINEDKSTLAAAIKDFNEQSVHQLPSVDELLTADHFQWPWECPDTSNGNLSTKKMVFDRFMMLSRLKEEEQIIVTEVKQHWQSLKEAECSLRDLSVQIQTNNSDFELSEESANGLLCLLKRKLEDLQFLQNNARMLYRQCVLGQASDSILFDNISDEETEAINYSSDETDSDED
- the LOC127515754 gene encoding uncharacterized protein LOC127515754 isoform X8, translating into MFEHFLAPSSMSRLLIVRPRASSSKSSIIRIPNRMSTGSLEAALVLGDVFLDQIQKEEKKQAKRSKPHPTTVKWRQRDRNGNVIRPLRKKTSIKQKLKRKAPNHGPTSVPIQEEFVYRAETASLIEELEHILNDECVQPEEVSLATSWQKRQSLSHERWHIAREAMVKNLLAAEYVQERICQHCLTAEAIVRCRDCLPRQFLCTVCDGDVHQHLPLHNRDSMAHGFFKPLCPTTAVKRHSEAIEFSEQVRYLPLLLPEKICACSESSCRLISGKPIIVINFNGRYNLTLPSLETSCCGKTWSVGLSDLLKSGYWPASIHFETVYEAGLFRSFLDLKLFAPGLSRQAFLGMLDRRTEYNGRSGKICGDTFQKALLEWTFAQHEVERLCGVQPFKCPACSPSMHAISVDAQRRATSMGHL